Proteins encoded within one genomic window of Chloroflexota bacterium:
- a CDS encoding ribonuclease HII, which yields MAPSLRQPDARLRSATPARSAARHRPSFPSPAAPGGRAFVAPWHRERRDPDFAEELDLARRGHRFIAGIDEVGRGCLAGPVAAGAVILPPGWCPRGLRDSKLLDRAERERLAVEITARAVAWAVAFVEPAIIDGINILQATLLAAQLAASRLAVRPDVLLLDGTLHLPELSIRQRVVIDGDRLCASVAAASVVAKVARDRLMVELDGRYPGYDLARNKGYAAPEHRAGLRALGASPIHRLTFNSCSIVETATLWEAVAEGSPGG from the coding sequence GTGGCGCCGAGCCTTCGGCAGCCCGACGCGCGACTTCGCTCCGCGACCCCTGCGCGTTCCGCCGCGCGGCATCGACCGTCATTCCCCTCGCCCGCGGCTCCCGGAGGCCGGGCGTTCGTCGCGCCGTGGCATCGCGAGCGGCGCGACCCGGACTTCGCCGAGGAACTCGATCTCGCCCGGCGCGGTCATCGATTCATCGCCGGCATCGATGAGGTCGGTCGTGGCTGTCTCGCCGGCCCCGTCGCCGCCGGCGCGGTCATCCTGCCTCCGGGATGGTGTCCCCGGGGACTCCGCGACTCCAAGCTCCTCGACCGAGCCGAGCGTGAGCGACTCGCGGTCGAGATCACGGCCCGCGCCGTCGCCTGGGCCGTGGCGTTCGTGGAGCCGGCGATCATCGATGGCATCAACATCCTGCAGGCGACGCTGCTCGCCGCCCAGCTCGCGGCGAGCCGCCTGGCGGTCCGTCCCGACGTGCTGCTCCTGGACGGGACGCTCCACCTGCCGGAGCTGTCGATCCGGCAGCGGGTCGTCATCGACGGGGACCGCCTGTGCGCTTCCGTGGCGGCTGCGTCCGTCGTGGCGAAGGTCGCCCGCGATCGCCTCATGGTGGAGCTCGACGGGCGATATCCGGGGTACGACCTCGCCCGGAACAAGGGATACGCGGCACCCGAGCATCGGGCTGGCCTTCGCGCGCTCGGAGCGTCGCCGATCCACCGACTGACGTTCAACTCCTGCTCGATCGTCGAGACGGCCACGTTGTGGGAGGCCGTCGCGGAGGGGTCGCCCGGCGGCTGA
- the rplS gene encoding 50S ribosomal protein L19: MKVDLRVNVLDEIVSDQIRTDLPELATGDTVRVSAKVVEGTRERIQVFEGVVMRLRGGGITRSITVRRIASGVGVERTFKVNSPRIEKIEVMRHGQVRRAQLYFLRGRVGKAATLRERRPKSPTAASSPTGEASVPSKS; the protein is encoded by the coding sequence ATGAAGGTGGACCTCCGCGTGAACGTACTCGACGAGATCGTAAGCGACCAGATCCGGACCGACCTCCCGGAACTCGCCACCGGGGATACCGTCCGGGTGAGTGCCAAGGTCGTCGAGGGCACCCGGGAGCGGATCCAGGTCTTCGAGGGCGTCGTCATGCGGCTCCGCGGCGGCGGCATCACCCGCTCCATCACCGTCCGGCGCATCGCGAGCGGCGTCGGCGTGGAGCGAACGTTCAAGGTGAACAGCCCACGGATCGAGAAGATCGAGGTCATGCGTCACGGCCAGGTGCGGCGCGCACAGCTGTACTTCCTCCGCGGTCGCGTCGGCAAGGCGGCGACGCTCCGTGAGCGACGGCCGAAGAGTCCGACGGCGGCCAGCTCGCCGACGGGTGAGGCCTCCGTACCCTCGAAGTCCTGA
- the trmD gene encoding tRNA (guanosine(37)-N1)-methyltransferase TrmD, whose product MLEIDVLTLFPGMVTGPLGESIPARIVERGLAAVTVRDLRDWGLGRHRAVDDYPYGGGAGMVLRPEPVAAALRELRRPDSFVILLDAAGEPFRQTRAEDLARRSHLVFICPRYEGVDERIRTLADLELSIGDYVLTGGELAALVVIDATIRLLPGAIEAASITEESFSEGLLEYPQYTRPASFEGADVPSVLVSGDHAAVRRWRLRESLRRTLARRPDLLAERAISPTERRLLDEIAAEGAADEPSGR is encoded by the coding sequence ATGCTCGAGATCGACGTCCTCACCCTCTTTCCCGGCATGGTGACGGGCCCGCTCGGCGAGAGCATCCCGGCCCGGATCGTCGAGCGAGGGCTCGCCGCTGTCACCGTCCGCGATCTCCGGGACTGGGGCCTCGGGCGCCATCGGGCGGTGGACGATTACCCGTATGGCGGGGGCGCGGGGATGGTCCTCCGTCCGGAGCCGGTGGCGGCCGCACTGCGCGAGCTCCGGCGCCCGGATTCGTTCGTCATCCTCCTCGACGCTGCGGGCGAACCGTTCCGTCAGACGCGGGCCGAAGACCTCGCCCGGCGATCGCACCTCGTCTTCATCTGCCCGCGATACGAAGGGGTGGACGAGCGGATCCGGACGCTCGCCGACCTCGAGCTGTCGATCGGCGACTACGTCCTCACCGGCGGCGAGCTGGCCGCCCTCGTCGTCATCGACGCGACGATCCGGTTGCTGCCGGGAGCGATCGAGGCCGCGTCCATCACGGAGGAGTCGTTCTCCGAGGGGCTCCTCGAATACCCGCAGTACACCCGGCCGGCGTCATTCGAAGGGGCAGATGTGCCATCCGTCCTCGTCTCGGGCGACCATGCAGCGGTGCGACGCTGGCGGCTCCGCGAGAGTCTTCGACGGACGCTCGCTCGGCGTCCGGATCTCCTCGCCGAGCGGGCCATCTCGCCGACCGAGCGGCGACTCCTCGACGAGATCGCGGCCGAGGGTGCGGCCGACGAGCCTTCGGGTCGCTGA
- the rimM gene encoding 16S rRNA processing protein RimM, with amino-acid sequence MVALVRGVHGLRGDVRIEVLTDRPDERFVPGAVLHLEDDDETLTIASAIAIPDGPGWRVRFAEATDRTAAEHLRGRYLEAVVGPDSALPRGAYYWHDVIGATVRDLHDRELGVVHDIYRVAGAEVFVVRGEPYGEFDVPVVRAVVRILAPKRGEIVVDVDALGLGPPRAAKARREPRPRRVRPAPDGPPAS; translated from the coding sequence GTGGTCGCCCTGGTACGGGGCGTCCATGGGCTCCGCGGCGACGTCCGGATCGAGGTCCTCACGGATCGCCCGGACGAACGATTCGTGCCCGGAGCCGTCCTCCATCTCGAGGACGACGACGAGACGCTGACGATCGCCAGCGCGATCGCAATCCCGGACGGCCCGGGATGGCGAGTCCGGTTCGCCGAGGCGACGGACCGGACCGCCGCAGAGCACCTCCGGGGCCGCTACCTTGAGGCGGTCGTCGGCCCCGACTCGGCGTTGCCGCGCGGGGCGTACTACTGGCACGACGTGATCGGGGCGACGGTCCGCGACCTCCACGACCGCGAGCTCGGGGTCGTCCACGACATCTATCGGGTCGCGGGGGCAGAGGTCTTCGTCGTGCGCGGCGAGCCGTATGGTGAGTTCGACGTTCCGGTCGTCCGGGCTGTCGTCCGGATCCTCGCTCCGAAGCGTGGCGAGATCGTCGTCGACGTGGACGCGCTCGGCCTCGGGCCGCCGAGGGCGGCGAAGGCGCGCCGGGAGCCACGCCCGCGACGGGTCCGACCCGCGCCGGACGGACCACCGGCCTCCTGA
- a CDS encoding KH domain-containing protein, giving the protein MPAKELVEFVARSLVDDPAAVKVEEIRDAEGTVLELHVAEDDMGKVIGRNGSVAKALRTLLKVTAARDGESVSLEIL; this is encoded by the coding sequence CGCGAAGGAACTGGTCGAATTCGTTGCCCGATCCCTCGTCGACGATCCCGCCGCCGTGAAGGTCGAGGAGATCCGTGACGCCGAGGGGACCGTCCTCGAGCTCCACGTCGCGGAGGACGACATGGGCAAGGTGATCGGACGCAACGGCAGTGTCGCGAAAGCACTGCGGACGTTGCTCAAGGTGACCGCCGCCCGCGACGGCGAGTCCGTGTCGCTCGAGATCCTCTGA